The sequence below is a genomic window from Campylobacter concisus.
TTTCAAAAAGCAAGTAAGTAAAAATAATGATTGGTAAAAGATACATTGTAGCTCTAGAGCCAGCTATCATTATACCAAGGACGCAAATTCCGGCGACACTTATGCCTATGTACTTTTCAAAAATTTCTTTGCTATTTATCAAAACTAATGCTACACAAAAAACTAGTAGCATAAAAATAGCGCTATGATTTACGTGTCCTATTGATTTAAGCTCAAAAAGTACTAAAGGATCATTTGAAGTGAATTTTTCTATACAAGCTGGAATGAATGCAGTGATAAAACCAGCAAATAAGGCAAAAAATAAAAATTTAAAATTTATTTTTTCTACGCCGACACTTCTGGCCACAAAGAAAAATAGCATACATCTTAGTGGATCAAGCACTCTTGATACAGAAACTCCATTTACCAAGCAGCTTACAAAAGTAGCCAAAACAAAGATAAAAAGCGAGATATTTATGAGATCAAATTTAAATTGCCTTTTTTCTTTGACACAAATATAAATTCCAGCCAAGACGAAAAGTGTAAGTGAAATTTGCTTTAAGCCCTCAGTTACTGGTAGTGTAAATAAGACAATAACTAAAAAAAGATTGTAGAGCTTAGACACGATGTCGTTTTTCATGCAGATCCTTTAAATTTTAAGTGGGCATTTTATCATTGCTGAACTAAAAATAATATACAATTAAACAAAAATTAAAAGGAAGTATCGTGCCTAATGTGAAAATAAGCTTTGTAGTGCCTGTTTTTAACAAAAAAGAGCACATTAGGGATTGTTTAAATTCGCTTATATCTCAAGACATGGATGATATTGAGATTATAGTTATTAATGATGGAAGTACTGACAATACGCTAGAGATATTAGAAGAATATAAAGATAAAATAATATTAAAAACAAAGAGCAATGCCGGTGTTAGTGCTGCTAGAAATGACGGTATATTACTAGCTAGTGGGAAATATACTATCTGCGTAGATGCTGATGACTATGTGGAAAAAGATTATGCTTCAAGTGTTTATGATATCGCAGAAAAATTTGATGCCGACATAGTGATAACAGATATGTGTAAGGTCTATGGTCATAAAAAGCTCCTTTTGAAGGATTTTGAGACAAAAGAGGATGGCGTAATCGATAAAAACGAGTATCTAAAAAGGCTTTTAGCCTCAAGGCACAACAAAGTCTTGCATAATGCGGCAAATAAGGCGATTAGGACTAAAATTTTAAAAGAAAATTTATTTCCAGTTGGGATCACGCAAGCTGAAGATTTTCATACTGTAGTGAGAAATGTTATCGCTTCAAAAACTCTTGTAAAGCTAAATAAGGCTTTTTATTGCTATAAGATTGGAGACAACAACACTGCTGGTTTTGAAAAACTAAAAGCCGTAATGGATCATAAATTTGTTTATGATGACATAATCTCAATTTTAAAAAACAAAAATTTAGCTCTTGAAATGGTGCCAGATCTAGAGCTTAGAAAGATAAAAAGCGTCTATATGCCAGCCATTTCGGCGAGACCAAATCTAAAAAATAGTAGCTATGTAAAGGCACTTGATCTTTTTTATGCAGATATTGATAGCATCATAAACTCAGCTGGTTTTTCAAAGCTTAGATTAAAACAAAGAATTTTGCTTAAAGTGCTAAAAAATATAAAATCGTACGAAAATGTATCAAAAATTTTAAAAATCTTTAATACAATAAATGGCTTTTTGTCAAATAGAAAAATGAAAGAATTTAAAGAGTAGAAAATGATAAATATACTTGAGCTTGAAAGCTCTCTTGGATTTGGTGGGCAAGAACACCGCACACAGCGTGTGATAAATGGGCTAGATAAGAGTAAATTTAAGGTTTTTTATGGGCTAAATCCTGGCTCAAAAAGCTTTGAGAAGCAAATAGAGTGCGAATTTGTTGAGTTTAGTCTCAAAAAGTCTTTTAATATCTTTGAAATTTTAAAAATTTGCAAATTTGTAAAACAAAATAATATAAAAATCATCTCAACGCACTCAGGCAAAGATGGTACCATTGGAGCGATTGTGGGTAAAATTTGCGGCGTTAGCGTGGTTCGCACTAGGCATTTGCAGCTGCCTATAAGCTCTCCCATACCTTACAACCTAAGCACAAAGGTAGTTGGCGTTTGTGACTCAGTTTGCGCTGATCTTATCAAAAGAGGTGTTAAAAAAGAGAAGGTTCTAAAAATCTACACTGGCATCGATACGCAAAAATATACGCCAGAATTTAAGATAGATATGAAAAAAGAATTTGGTCTAAGTGACGATGTAGTAGGCATTTGTATTGTGGCAGTGTTAAGAGCTGCTAAAAATCATAAGCTCTTAATCGATGCATTTAGCGAGTTAAATTTAGAAAAATCAGCCATTTTTATCGTAGGTGATGGCCCGCAAAATAAAAATCTAAAAGAGTATATAAAAGACAAAAAAAATATCTTTATGCTTGGCAACAGAACAGATGTGAGCGATTTTTTGGGCTCACTTGATATCTGTGTGTTACCTTCAGAGATGGAGGCTATCGGTGGAGCGCTGCTTGAGGCATCTTCGTGCAAGCTAGCTACTATTGGAAGCGATGTGGGCGGACTTGGCGAGGCGGTAAGTAATGGCAAAAGCGGATTTTTATTTGAAAATGGCAACAAAGAGGAGCTAAAGAAGGTGCTCGAAAGGCTCATTTTGGATGAAAATTTAAGAAAACAGATGGGTGAGTTTGGCAGAGAGTATGTAAAAGAGATATTTAGTATCGAAAAAATGATAGAAAATACTCAAAATTTATATATGGAACTTGCAAAATGAGCGTAACAGTTTTAATGTATCATCATGTGCTTGAAAAGAGTGGGTTTATTGCAAGTAGCGTAGATGAGTTTAGAGATCAGATGAAATTTTTAGCTCAAAATGGCTACAAATCGCTAAGTTCGGCCGAGTTTGTGGCATATAAAAAAGGTGAGCTTAGTGTGCCAAAAAAGAGTGTCTTTATCACATTTGATGATGGCTGGAAGGATAATTTTGTCTACGCATATCCTATTATCAAGGAATTTAATCTTAAAGCGACTATTTTTCTAGTTGCTGGCTGGATAGAGCAGGCGAGTAGAAAAAGTGGCGAGTTTATAGAGTTAGATCATAACGAATACAAAAATGCTGCACCAACTAGACCTGAAGATGTATTTTTAAACTACGAGGAAATAGCAAAGATGAAAGAGTGCTTTGACTTTCACTCGCATACTTATACGCATTTTGATGATTATTTTGGTATTTGTGAAATGAAAGAAAATTTTACAAAATGCAAAGAATTTATATATAAAAATTTTGGCTTTGATGACAAGCTACTTTGCTGGCCAAGAGGTAAATTTAATGATGAGCTAAAAAATGTGGCAAAAAGCGCTGGCTATGAGGTATTTTTCACAACAAAGCGTGGGATAAATAAACCCGATGGTGTGCTTGATGATATAAGGCGAATAGCGGTAAAAAAAGATGCAAATTGGCTAAAAAAGACACTATTTATCTATCAAAATGACTTTTTAGGCTCACTATATTCAACACTAAAATCTTAGGAGAAATTTTACTTTGTAAAAATTCTCTCATTTTTAGCTATATGTTTTTCATAAAATCTTGAAATTTTGTATGAGAAATTTTTATTAGATTTTTTAAAAAGAGAATTTATCTTCTCTTTTTGCTTTCTTTGGTTTTCTAAGCTAGAGCTATTTAGTTCCTCTGGATGAGAAAAGATGTTGCTAAAGTACATTTTTATATCAGTGTTTTTTAGGATCGCCTCCCATTTATCGGCCCCGTAAAGACCATCTTTGTAAAAATCAAGCAGAGCTTTTGCACTCTTTCTTGTTAGAATGTAAGCAGCCGTTCTATATATACTAGCATATGAGTATGGTGAGATAAAATATAAATTTTTTTTTATTTTTTTGCCAAAAGCACGAAATCTACTATTTAATCCATCTTGCACACCGCATATCAAAATGCTATCACTACTTATATCTTTGCATAGCAAAAAGGCCTCATCTATTAATTCGTCATTTCCAATAACATCATCCTCTAATATTAAAGTAAATTCCGCGTTGCCTTGTAAAAAATCCTCATAAGCTTTTATGTGTGACATTGTGCATGCTAGCTCACCTGGTGTCGCAATTAATGGCGGTATCTTAAATTTATAATCTTCATTGCAAGATTTTAATAAGCAATCTATCATGGCACTGTAATACTCATTGACACTAAAATTTTTAGCATCAACCGCATCTATTATTTTAAATTCATCATATCTTTTAAATTGTCTTTGTAAATTTTGCCTTCGCTCTTCATCTCTTTTTAATGATATTACATAGAGGGGATTATTCATTTTTTGCTCCAACTTTTAAGTCAAATTCTAACTTGACTTTATATGCAAGGCCTGCTAGATCAAGCTCTTTTTTGTTTATATGCTTTTGGGTGTTGATTAAATCGTCACTAGAATTTCTTTTATAAATTCCAGCGATTCGAGCTTTTTCATCAGCATTTAAAACACAAAGAATGTCGCATTTGCTTATACGTAAAAGTGGATTTGCGCTTACGTATATTACGACTTTTACAAACGGAATGATAAATTTAAAAAATGGTTTTAGCTCATCTTGATGATCGCTTTTGATTTTTATCTTTGGACGAGCTATAAATAAATTTAGACTCATTACATCATCGTCGATTACAGCGATTTGATAAGGTTTAAAGTTTTTAAATCCATTTTTCCTAATTTGTTTTGCAAGTGTACTTTTGCCACTACCATGAAGCCCAGTAAGAGCGATTAAGACTTGTTTTTTATCTTTTAAAATTTCTTTACAAGCCTCGTTTAATGCTTCAAGCATTATTTATAGCCTCTATTTCTAAAATTTGAATATAAATTTCCTAGCACTGGCGTAGAATAGATAAAAAGCTTCTTTTTAACTCTAAAAATGTAATCACTCTCGCTCTTTGCATTGTTTGATATATCGATACGTCTTATCTTAAATTTATCATCTCCTACGCAAAATCCGCCATCTATCACGCTAAAAGCAAAGTCATAATAATCTCTCACGACTTTTAGTGAAAGCTCATTAAAATGCCCTTTGGGAAAGCAAAACCCAAATTCTTTTTTTTTAGGAAATAGCTCTTTTATCTTAGCAAGCGAGCTAGAAAATTCCTCTCTTAATTTTACTTCATCGTTACTTTTGCAAGAAAAGTGGCTCGCTGTATGGCTATCAAACTCAAAAAGGCCACTCTCTTGCATCTGCCTGATCTCGTCTAAATTTAAAAAATACTCACCATCTTTTTCGTAGTCTATTTCTTTATGTTTTTTAAATGCAAAGTCGTAGTTTTGCCTTTTAAAATCTTTAATCTTATCTGTTATCAAAAAGCACACAGCTGGAATATTTAGCTCTTTTAGGATAGGAAATGCAAATTTATAATTATCAAAATATCCATCATCAAAAGTTAGCAAAATGCTCTTTCTTGAGGCTTTTACTCGGCCACTAGCTATATCTTTAAACTGGCTGTAGTTTATAAATTTATAGCCCTCATCTAGCGCCATAAGAAGTGCTTTTTTAAATAGCTCTGGTTTAATGGCAAAGTCATTTTCATTGTTATTACAGTGGTGCATCGTTAGCACGCAAACTGGGTAGTTCATTTTTGCTCCAGTAAATTTTTAATAGCCTCTTTTAGCGCTTTATGGCTAAAGTTTTCATCCACAAATTTAAAGGTGTTTTGTGAGTAAATTTTGGCTTTTTCAGGCTCATTTATCAGCTCCAAAATGCACTCTTTTAGCGAAATTTCATCTAAATTTTTAGCACAAAGCCCACGCTCTTTATCTTTAACTAGTACGTTCATCGGCGCGTTGTCATAGACCACGATAGGTACTTTTGAGCTCATTGCTTCAAGCAAAACTGTACCAAGCCCCTCAGAGTGCGAGGCAAATACATAGATATCAAAGCTTTTTATGATATTTGCCGCGTCTTTTCTAAATCCAGTAAATATAATCTTATCTTTATTGCTAAAAATCGAGGCAATCTCGTTTTTTGTGCTTTCGCTGATATTTCCTGCAAATACTATAGTAGCGCCCTTTTCTTTTAAAATTTCTTTTGCTGCATTTGCAAAGTCGTAGACACCTTTTTTGCGGTAAAGCGAAGTAAAAGTACCGATGACTAGCTCATCTTTATTGATATTAAACTCATCTCTAAAAGTACTTTTTGTGCTATCGATCATTTCTACATCAACCGTACTTGGCATAAAAAAGAGCCTATCTTTGCTAACGCCGATATTTAGCAGATACTCCTTAACACTAGTTGAGATGTACAAAATTTTATCAAATAGTCTTTTGTGCATGAGTTTTGAAAGAAAGCCTTTTATAGGAAAAAGATTGTGTCTTTCCTTATAAAATTTAACGCCCTTACTTCGGTAAAATAGTCCGGCAATGGCCCCAACCCAACTATCAGTTGATCCATGAGTTATGACCACATCTATATTGTTATCTTTTATTGCTTTGCAAATGGCCGGTATGCTTTTATGAAAATTTTTCTTGCTCATCTCTTGTGCTATAACACTAAAGCCTTCTTCTTTTGCAATGCTTTCTATCTGAGAGTTTGGGTTGCAAAAAAGTATGACATTATGACCAATTTCACGCATAAAACGCATCTCGTTTAGTGTCTTATTTTGCTCACCACCCCAATTAAAAAGTGTCTGCGTGTGAATAATGTTCATCTGCCTATCCTAAAATTTCTTTTATTTTGGCTTTTATTTTTGGCATTTCGTCACTAAAATCCATCAATGTTTTTTCTACACCATGCCTTGCTATGCCTTCTTTGTCGCAAGGCACAAAATCCCAATCTTTTTGATAAACAGTGTGTTTGCCCATACTTTGTATGCCATTTTGCGCTGTGTAGCCATTTTCCATGAGTGAGTTATCCCAAGGCCCCCACTCAAAAGCATTGCTTGGACCAAAAAAGGCGATCACTGGCACGTCATTTGCCGCAGCGATGTGCATTATAGCTGTATCCACTCCGATAAAAAGGCTTGAGCACTTTGAGAGAGCGATCGTTTGTTTCAAATTTAGCTTACCGCCTAAATTTATAGGCTCACTTTTGCAAATTTTTAACACGCTTGCTAGCTTTTCTAGCTCATTTTCTTTATTATCACTTGTTAGCACAACCTTTACGTCAAGCTCATTTTCGCAGTAGTCGATGAGCTCTGCCATGCTCTCGTCGTTTGCGCATTTAAACATCCAGCGGCTTGTAAGATGCATATGCACAAAGCGTTTTGGTAAATTTAGATGATCCACGCTCTCATTTGAAAATACACTAACTTTCTTGCTAATCGGTTCAAATCCTAAAGCTCTTAGCGCGTTTAAATTTAGATCGACCGTGTGAGAAAAATTTTCGTAGTATTTTGCCTTTACACTTAAGAGCTTGTTTATCGCCTTATGCTTGCCTAAAAAGCCAACTATCTTCTTGATCTTGGCGTACTTTGCGATGATGACGCCGCGGTCTCCAGTTGTCGTTTGCACCGCCATATCGTACTTCTCTTTTTTGATCGCTCTTATAAATTTTAGCTCGGTCATTAGCTTTTTAAAAAAGCCAGAATTTGCACTTTGTCTATCGTAAATGTGAATTTTATTTATGTAAGGATTGCCTTCTATCATCGCTTCTGTGCCTTTGTTTAGGGCAAAGTCGATGGTCGCGTCTGGGTAGTAGTGGTGCAAATTTTCAATGAGCGGCGTGGTCAAAAGTACGTCACCAATGTTTCTAAATTTAATCACAAGTATTTTCATTTTATATATTTCCAAAATGTGTACTGGGCGTAAAGTCTAGCGATGATGTAGCCAGTAAAGCCCTCTTTAAAGCCACCTTTTAGCACGTAAAGCTTAAAAAATGTCCACGCTGGACTTGTAAGCGCCTTTAGTAAATTTCTCTTTGCTCCCATGCTTGAGTAGCGATTTTGCTTAGCTATAAACTGCTCGATGCTCTCATATGCATAGTGCAAGAAGTGATTTTTAAGCGCGCCAAGCTTTTGTGTGCTGTCATTTAAAACGACCTTTTCATGCACAGCTCTGCCATCAAATTTGGCAAAATTTTTGTTAAAAAGCCTCACTGTGTAGTCTGGATAGAGCCCCATATTTTTGATCGCTTTGCCAAAGAAAAAATTTAGCCTAGCTACGTTGTAAGCCATAAATTTAGGCTCTTTTAGCGTGCTAATGATCTCATTTTTAAGCTCGTCTGTAATCATCTCGTCGCTATCAAGCACAAATACCCACTCGTTTTTAGCTAGATCCACGCCCTTTTGCTTTTGCGCGCCAAATCCCAGCCATACTTGCTCGTAGAATTTAACATTACTAAAATTTTGACAAATTTGCTTTGTACTATCGCTTGAGCCACTATCAACCACAATGACCTCATCCGCAAAATTTGTACTTTCTAGCACTTTTTGCAGATATTTTTGGCTGTTAAAAGTTAAGATGACGACACTTAGCATTTATACTCTTTTTCGTAAAATCTTTTAAAGCGTTTGTGAAACCAAAAGTATTCCTCAGGCCTTGCTCTAACCATCTCTTCGCACGCGCTACACTGCATCTGCGTCGCTTTTTGCACGGCATCTTCTTTGTCAAACGTACTTATGTCAATAGGCTGCTCAAAGTAAATTTCGTTTAAATTTTCATCTTTTTGGTAGATAAATGCGTTTATGATAAGGGCATTTGTCTTTTGCGCTAGCACGCTTGCTGCTGGTGTGTGAAGCACATCTTTGCCAAAAAACTGCACCTTTATGCCATCTTTTGGAGCGGTGTTTTGATCGACTAAAATCCCTACTATTCGTCTAGCTTTTAGCGCTTTTAAAATATCTTTTGCACCGCCATCTTTGTCGATGAGCTCCACGTCAAACTGCGATCTGTTTGCTCTTAAAATTTTATCCATGATGCTACTATCAAGCCTTCTACCAAGCACTGAAGATGGCCCAAAATGAGCTGCGACAGCTAAGCCAAATATCTCCCACTGCCCAAAATGCGCTGTTGTAACTATGATAGACCTGCTAGACTTTATTGCGTCAAGCAAAAAGTGCTCATTTTTAAAAACAACTTGCTCTAGTATCTTTTGTTTTGTCGTGTTTTGATTGAGGATGAAATTTATACCAAGATATTTTGCGAAATTGTAGTAGCATTTTTTGGCGATTTCAAGCTTCTCTTCTTTAGTTTTTGTCTCGCCAAAAGCAAGGTTTAAATTTGTCATCACGACGTGAAATCGCTTTTTATTAAGCTTCATATACGAAAAAGCTAAAAATTTAGCGAGCAAATCTCTAAGTGAGCTAGGTAGTAAAAATATAAAAAATTTTAAAGTATAAAAGCCAGCTAGATAGAGCCTATCCATTTAGTAGCCTTTTTGCAAAATTTGCAATCGTTTCTGGGAAAATCTCTCTTATGCAAAAGTCGTTTTTATCGATACTTCTCGCATCTATTTGCTTGCCCATATCTATAACTAAATTTTTATCCGTGATGTAAGCATTTCTGTGGCTTGGACGGTTGCCAAAAAGCGTGATAGAAGGCCTATTCATCGCCCAAGCAAGGTGCGTTAGACCACTATCGTTGCCAATTACTAAATCACAACTTGTAATGAAGCTTATCATCTCTTTTATGCTTAGTTTTTCAAGTAGTTTTGCTGAGGTGCCTGAGATGATCGCCTCAGCCCTTACTTTCTCGCTCTCACTTCCGTAGCAAAGGTAAATTTTACATCCATCAAGTAATCTAATTACGTCTTTAAATTTGTTATAAATTTTACTCTCTTCGCTTGCAAAGGCAGCGATCAAAACGCGTTTTTTATCACTTTCATTTTTATAAATTTCACTTGCTTCAAAGCAAGGTACTTTTTCTAAAATTTCACTTGCTTCAAAGCTAAAATTTAGAGCAAAAGCTACAAGCGATAAATTTCTAATGATTATATTTTCGTTGTAATCAATTTTAAATTTATGTCTATAAAGCCTAGCTGCGATCTTTTCTTTGACACTCTCTCTGCTAAAGCCATAAGTTTGCTTGCCTATTATTTTTGCGACGACGGCTGATTTAAAAAGTCCTTGCAGATCGATCACTTTGTCAAATTTACCAAGCGTTTTTAGTATCTTGTAGCTTTGTTTAAAGCTTTGCTTAAGCGGTAAGACGACTAGCTCGTCGATAAGTGGATGATCTTTCAAAAGGCTTGCAAAACGAGCATCAACCAGCCACGTGATATGGGCATTTGGATAGTGCTTTTTGATAAACTGAAGCACAATAGCTGCGTGCACGATGTCCCCAAGAGCGGAGAGTTTGACGATGGCTATTTTTAGTTGATTTTTGTTTTGCATTGATCACTTTAGATATAAATTTTTGGTATGATTTTAAAAAAAAATGCTTAAAAAAGGGCTAAAATGGCGAAAAGTTACATCTGTGTCTTTGACTGCGAGACGATACCTGATGCAAATTTGATAAGAAAAATTTATGGCATTGATGGGAGCGATGAAGATGTGAGCGTGCAAGCGATGGCGCTGCAAAAAGAGGCCAGTGGAAGTGAGTTTTTGCCTGTGATGTTTCATAGAGTAGTCGCGATCTCTGCGGTAATGGCTGATGAGTATGGCAAATTTTTAAAAGTTAGCACGATGGAGGGCAGGGACGAGCGCGAGATCATCGCTAAATTTTTAAAATTTATAAATGATTATAACCCAAGGCTTGTTAGCTTTAATGGCCGTGGCTTTGACCTGCCGATGTTAATGGTGCGTGCGATGCGCTACAACCTAAACGCGGCGGCATATTACGAGAGCGAAAACAAAGAGCTAAATAAAAACAAATGGGAAAACTATAGGGCAAGGTATTCGCCTAAATTTCACCTTGATTTGCTTGATTTTATAAGCGATTTTGGAAGCGTAAGAGGGCTAAAGCTCGACACTCTTTGTGCTAGCTTAAATTTACCTGGCAAGTACGACGTACACGGCGATCAGGTGCTTGAGCTATACTATGCAGGCGAGCTTGATAAGATCAACGAATACTGCGAAAGCGACGTGCTTAATACCTACTGGCTCTTTTTAAAATTTGAGCTTTTACAGGCAAATATCTTGCAAGATGACTATATAAATCACCTAAACGTGATGAGTGAATTTCTAGCCAAAAACTGCGCTCACAGAGGATACACTGAGGTCTTTTGCACTGCGATAAGTGATGAGCTAGCTAGACTTAATGGCAAGCTTGATTATGAGATAAAGATCCAAAAAGAAGACGATGAAGAATTTGATGATTTTAGTGATCTTGACGGCACAAAAGATACGCCAGAGCAGCTAAATGAGCGTTTGGCAAGACAAGGACTTGATGGGCTTTTAAAAAAAGCTAGCGAGGTTGCGTCAGCTACAAAAAAAGATAAGAGTTTTTCTGAAGAGAAACTACCTGAAATAAATTTGGACGAAGAATAGAAAATCTATGCTTTTAGGCTGTAAAATATCTTTTGCTATTCTATGGAATTAATATCCTGATCCGCGGAATATCACGGGTATTCAAATCCAAATTCATACTCTTTTAAAACTCCATTAGAAAAGATGAATTTCTCGTAATAAAGTGGCATGTCAAATTCTTGCAAGAGGTTGCTCTCGTTTTGCTCAGTGATGTAGGTGACGATAGAGGTGGCATTTTCTTCTTGTAGATCGTTTGGCTTGCCTAGCTTCTTTAAAATTTGGTCTTGTTTGTCACCAAGTTTGATGCCAGAATTTGTAGTGAAATCTTTTATTATATTTGCTTTTCGCAAAATATTTTTGATGCTAATTGGGTCACCTATGACTGCTAAGTTACCTTTACCCCACTATTTTCTGTTTGTTCAAATTTTTAGGTCAATATTTTATAGTAACTTTGCTAGGCATTAAAAGTTTATAAGCATATAAATTTTTGTCCTATTAACATGTTACTCAAATTACCTAGTTACTGCTTATTTTTTCATAAAATTTTTTCTCATGTCACTGAGAATTTTTGGAGTGATTTGATTTATATAAAGTCTATCGTCTTTATCATGATTCGTATAGTAATTTTCTACTTTGCTAATCTTTTCGTCGCTCGTATTTTCATCTATGTATCCAAATTTCCAAGTGTACTCATACAAATAAAATTCCGAGGCTAATTTTTTAAAAAGTATATAAAAATCTACTATATTTCCGTCTCTGTCTTGAGCCCCGCCTTTAAACTCAATTATATTACCACTAGCCGTAACGCTCCACATAGACATATCATCATAACAGAAACCCCATTTTTTCATTTTCTCTTTGTAAATAATGGTACACTCTTTTATGTCTATTGCCCGCCCCAGGTTGTTCTCATTATAATTACGTAAAATCTTTACAGAATAGCTATTGCTGCCTATTTTAAAATAATAGTTAGATACGTCTTTGTATTTAAAATTTTGTATTTCATCTTTTCCCATACCATTGCAAGCCAGCAATGATACTAATAAAAATACACTATTTAAAAATTTGAAAAATTTCATATTCTATGATCCATCGGTACTATATCCATTAGGATTTTTTATTAGTAATTTTTTAACAGCATCCGTATCATATTCTACACACTTGTCGTTACATTGAAAATTCAAGACTTTTGTTAGAAGCGAAACAATGAT
It includes:
- a CDS encoding O-antigen ligase family protein — protein: MKNDIVSKLYNLFLVIVLFTLPVTEGLKQISLTLFVLAGIYICVKEKRQFKFDLINISLFIFVLATFVSCLVNGVSVSRVLDPLRCMLFFFVARSVGVEKINFKFLFFALFAGFITAFIPACIEKFTSNDPLVLFELKSIGHVNHSAIFMLLVFCVALVLINSKEIFEKYIGISVAGICVLGIMIAGSRATMYLLPIIIFTYLLFEILNKQIKIKFLLSLIILFGVIAISYIYISTNITQDERLYSQLTKGVTGSETRYPIFASAFYTWLEHPLFGIGSGEFKIIDITKYFPGNVEVHVSHAHNTFLTFLTEKGIVALLAYLVFQLSLFIKFVKNFRQNSIVFLALLMLMANNIISLANTTFHHENALLMLLFWALALSAIDEKSTLKIS
- a CDS encoding glycosyltransferase family 2 protein, producing MPNVKISFVVPVFNKKEHIRDCLNSLISQDMDDIEIIVINDGSTDNTLEILEEYKDKIILKTKSNAGVSAARNDGILLASGKYTICVDADDYVEKDYASSVYDIAEKFDADIVITDMCKVYGHKKLLLKDFETKEDGVIDKNEYLKRLLASRHNKVLHNAANKAIRTKILKENLFPVGITQAEDFHTVVRNVIASKTLVKLNKAFYCYKIGDNNTAGFEKLKAVMDHKFVYDDIISILKNKNLALEMVPDLELRKIKSVYMPAISARPNLKNSSYVKALDLFYADIDSIINSAGFSKLRLKQRILLKVLKNIKSYENVSKILKIFNTINGFLSNRKMKEFKE
- a CDS encoding glycosyltransferase family 4 protein translates to MINILELESSLGFGGQEHRTQRVINGLDKSKFKVFYGLNPGSKSFEKQIECEFVEFSLKKSFNIFEILKICKFVKQNNIKIISTHSGKDGTIGAIVGKICGVSVVRTRHLQLPISSPIPYNLSTKVVGVCDSVCADLIKRGVKKEKVLKIYTGIDTQKYTPEFKIDMKKEFGLSDDVVGICIVAVLRAAKNHKLLIDAFSELNLEKSAIFIVGDGPQNKNLKEYIKDKKNIFMLGNRTDVSDFLGSLDICVLPSEMEAIGGALLEASSCKLATIGSDVGGLGEAVSNGKSGFLFENGNKEELKKVLERLILDENLRKQMGEFGREYVKEIFSIEKMIENTQNLYMELAK
- a CDS encoding polysaccharide deacetylase family protein, which codes for MSVTVLMYHHVLEKSGFIASSVDEFRDQMKFLAQNGYKSLSSAEFVAYKKGELSVPKKSVFITFDDGWKDNFVYAYPIIKEFNLKATIFLVAGWIEQASRKSGEFIELDHNEYKNAAPTRPEDVFLNYEEIAKMKECFDFHSHTYTHFDDYFGICEMKENFTKCKEFIYKNFGFDDKLLCWPRGKFNDELKNVAKSAGYEVFFTTKRGINKPDGVLDDIRRIAVKKDANWLKKTLFIYQNDFLGSLYSTLKS
- a CDS encoding glycosyltransferase family 25 protein, with product MNNPLYVISLKRDEERRQNLQRQFKRYDEFKIIDAVDAKNFSVNEYYSAMIDCLLKSCNEDYKFKIPPLIATPGELACTMSHIKAYEDFLQGNAEFTLILEDDVIGNDELIDEAFLLCKDISSDSILICGVQDGLNSRFRAFGKKIKKNLYFISPYSYASIYRTAAYILTRKSAKALLDFYKDGLYGADKWEAILKNTDIKMYFSNIFSHPEELNSSSLENQRKQKEKINSLFKKSNKNFSYKISRFYEKHIAKNERIFTK
- a CDS encoding polysaccharide deacetylase family protein, coding for MNYPVCVLTMHHCNNNENDFAIKPELFKKALLMALDEGYKFINYSQFKDIASGRVKASRKSILLTFDDGYFDNYKFAFPILKELNIPAVCFLITDKIKDFKRQNYDFAFKKHKEIDYEKDGEYFLNLDEIRQMQESGLFEFDSHTASHFSCKSNDEVKLREEFSSSLAKIKELFPKKKEFGFCFPKGHFNELSLKVVRDYYDFAFSVIDGGFCVGDDKFKIRRIDISNNAKSESDYIFRVKKKLFIYSTPVLGNLYSNFRNRGYK
- a CDS encoding glycosyltransferase family 4 protein, with translation MNIIHTQTLFNWGGEQNKTLNEMRFMREIGHNVILFCNPNSQIESIAKEEGFSVIAQEMSKKNFHKSIPAICKAIKDNNIDVVITHGSTDSWVGAIAGLFYRSKGVKFYKERHNLFPIKGFLSKLMHKRLFDKILYISTSVKEYLLNIGVSKDRLFFMPSTVDVEMIDSTKSTFRDEFNINKDELVIGTFTSLYRKKGVYDFANAAKEILKEKGATIVFAGNISESTKNEIASIFSNKDKIIFTGFRKDAANIIKSFDIYVFASHSEGLGTVLLEAMSSKVPIVVYDNAPMNVLVKDKERGLCAKNLDEISLKECILELINEPEKAKIYSQNTFKFVDENFSHKALKEAIKNLLEQK
- the rfaQ gene encoding putative lipopolysaccharide heptosyltransferase III; this encodes MKILVIKFRNIGDVLLTTPLIENLHHYYPDATIDFALNKGTEAMIEGNPYINKIHIYDRQSANSGFFKKLMTELKFIRAIKKEKYDMAVQTTTGDRGVIIAKYAKIKKIVGFLGKHKAINKLLSVKAKYYENFSHTVDLNLNALRALGFEPISKKVSVFSNESVDHLNLPKRFVHMHLTSRWMFKCANDESMAELIDYCENELDVKVVLTSDNKENELEKLASVLKICKSEPINLGGKLNLKQTIALSKCSSLFIGVDTAIMHIAAANDVPVIAFFGPSNAFEWGPWDNSLMENGYTAQNGIQSMGKHTVYQKDWDFVPCDKEGIARHGVEKTLMDFSDEMPKIKAKIKEILG
- a CDS encoding glycosyltransferase family 2 protein — its product is MLSVVILTFNSQKYLQKVLESTNFADEVIVVDSGSSDSTKQICQNFSNVKFYEQVWLGFGAQKQKGVDLAKNEWVFVLDSDEMITDELKNEIISTLKEPKFMAYNVARLNFFFGKAIKNMGLYPDYTVRLFNKNFAKFDGRAVHEKVVLNDSTQKLGALKNHFLHYAYESIEQFIAKQNRYSSMGAKRNLLKALTSPAWTFFKLYVLKGGFKEGFTGYIIARLYAQYTFWKYIK